TAAACATTTTATTGTTGTATCAATTCTCAACATGACCATGAAAAATTTGTTCTTTTGTGGACGTTTTTTGAAGCGTAGTCTTGTGGCGTATATAAATGTAAAATACTGAAAAATAAGAAATTAATCAGGTGGGACACTTTGTCTTGAAGCATAATGTCTCATGAAACAGACTGTATCGGAAGGGGACGAACCATCTTGCGGACGGGAAAAGCGCTATTGATCGGAGAAATAAATGTCGCCAAACCATGTTCTGGCCTGACCATGACGGTTATCGGTATCGACCATGATGGCCACGGCATGAATCGTTTGAATCTCCTCGTTGAACAGACGCTTGAAATCCTGGGCGACAGGACGTGTGAAGTGTTGCCAGCCCTTCGTTTGTGTGTGGTCGTCATGCACAACCAACATTTGGACCTGATCGGAATAGGGATTGGCCCAGGAACTTCCTTCGGGGAGACGACTGGAATGGACATAATTGATGCTTCGGGTTTGCCAGAAAAAAGGACCGTCCGCGACGATGATTCCGACTCGGGCGGCAAAGTCGTCTCCTTCCCGACTCTGTTCATCATGTTCGGGAAGAGGAAGTTCAATCTTCCAGGACCAATGAAGAATCGGCCATTTTTTCAGGTCGATGGTTTCCTTTCGCAGCATCATTTCCGCGGCGTTCTCGCTGGTGACCCGAAGATGACCACCACCCGTGGCCACTTCACGGGAAGTCGATTCGAAACGCCATTGGTTTTCGCCATGCAGACTTTTTCGTTGCCAACCTTCCAGGCGTTGCCATGAAAAATCACCCACGGTCCAGCGTGCCGCGTTTCCCTGGACACTCCACAGATTGCCGGACAGCACCATCGATCCGATCATGAGCCATTTTGCTGGAGTTTCAATTTTTCCGAATCTTGAGTGCGTTTTTTTCATCGTTACATCCTTCAGTTACCGAAAATCGAATGTGAATCGGGTTGCCTTTCAAGATTGAATCCAATAACCTTACCCGACAGCGGTTCAAAGATGAAAACAAGCCGAACCCGGAAGATTCCTTCAACCAGTAGAGAGGCATAATCAATGAAGAAGCTCGCAGTTATCGGTGCGTTTTGCGCCGCAACCATGATCATGGCTTCCAGCACCGCGTCCGCGCATGACCTGGTGACTCGTGTCCCCTGTGACAGTAGTTGGTCGATTTTCCCCTATGGCGGTTGTGACCCGCACCCCCATCATTACTCCTACCATGGCACCTTTGAAAATATTTCCCGAGTGACGATCCTGACTTTTGGCAACGAAGCAGCCAAGCCACAAGTGACAGCCACCGCAACGAAGGAAACTCCCAAGGTTGTCGAAGCCCCCAAGGCTGTCGAAGCCCCCAAGGCTGTCGAAGCCCCCAAGGCTGTCGAAGCCCCCAAGGCTGGCAAGGCTGGCGGAACATCCAAACCGGCGAAAATGTCCAAGGATGCGGCGGCGAAGTCGGACACCCACAAGACCGCGGCTGAAAAAGAGGCGCATTCCCACGGTGCCGCTCCAAAGGAGGATGCCGCCAAGGGATCCAAATAAACTTTTTCCAATTCTGGTCCTTGAGAAGGCCGGAGGGCAACCTTCGGCTTTTTTTTGTGTACCCGGCAACTCTTGCCTGTTGTTTGCCGACATGGAGACTTTTTCCTGTCCGATCAACCGAATCGTGCTTCGAGAAAAACGTAATGGATCGATAATATCCATTAAAATCAATATGAAAAACTGATGGCACGAAAGTTGATTCATTTCTCTGTAAAGAAAAAAGATCCGCCAACGGACACACCATGAGGAGAGGGTTCATGATCAACGTATCGATGCTGGAAGTGACTCTGACGCAGTCCACCATGTCCACGGGGACCCATGGAAACAAGGATGGATTTGAATCGATATTCACCAGGACGGTGAACGCCAGGGCGATCGAGGTCAACTTTGACGAGGATGGTGATTTACTGGAGCCGAATCAATCTTCCGGGGGCATGGATGCGCTGCTTGCCATTTTGCATCAGCGTTCTGGAATTCGTTGTTGCTCCGACATCGAATCCAGGGAGACGGTGGAGGGACAGGACGAGAACTCGGGCATTGAAGGATTATGGGCCTTGTTGTTTGAACTTCTGGACAAGACCTCTCGCCTTGCATCGGAATTGTATGAAACCGTTCCGGAGAATGCTCCCGTTTCGCCGTGGCCCGGAGCGGAAACAAACGCCATAACGGAACCTTCGACGGAAGAAGTTCCGGGATTGGTATCCGAATCGGGGGCAGAGGAACAATTGCTCGCGGCTTGATGGTTGATCTCTTCCTCCACGGGGAAATGTGCGGCAAGGAATCGCTGGGTTGGGCCATGGTCAGGGCGTCATCCCGGAAGATGCGCCGGATTCGCGCCGTTTCAGAAAAACTCCATGATGTATTCCATCATCGATTTCTGACGTTTGCCATAGAGTTTTTCTTCCAATTCCCTGGCATTCAGTTCCACGGTTTCCTCTTCCTTGCCTTCCCCTTTCTTGGGATTTGGCGGTCCGTGGATCGTACCATGCCGATAGAAAACCTGTCGGACCGGTTTTCCACTTTCATCGTATTCGTTGGAATATCCATGCCGCTTTCCTTTGGAATAACTGATTGACCGGAGCAGTTTTCCATTGCTGTCATACTGTTCGGCAGCGCCCTCTTCCAATCCGTTTTCATACTTGACCGTAGATTTCTCTCCATTCCAACCGAATGTTGTCCAGACATCGAACTTCAATCCCTGGACATAGGTCCCTTCCACCATGAGCTTGCCGTTGGTTCCGTCTGAATTCTGATAATACCCTTTGACGGGTCCGGAGTAGGGTGTAAAACTGTCCTTGAGATAGGCGACCCCCTTGCGAATCTCGATATCGGAAGTGGTCACTTCCTTGCATCCGGAAATGAAGAGAGATCCGAACAAGAGCAGCATGAAGGTCAGGTGATGCCACCAGACGGGCATTGGCCTGCTGTCATTCCGGTCGATCGGTTTCCCTGGAAAAGGGGGCGCGGCCCAATGAATGCGGGAAACGGGAGAGAATGTCATGGACAATGGCTCCTGGTTGACCCGTCATGGGGTCCTTAGGGTTCAAGTCGGCTGCAATTGTTTTATTTTTTCATGATTTCCCATAAATTTTCAATTTTTTTCGCAAACGCCGGGCCAATATGCAAGGAAGTTTTTCTTTCTCCCGAGGGGAAAACCATTGATGGACAACGGAGTTGATCGCGGGACATGGACAACCATCGAAGAGGTCCACGTCTTGGGATGATCTGGTCGTCCCCCGTGCAGGGCGCGGATTGAAACAAACACACACACACACACGCACGCAGGAGAAGGTCGAAGCGATGCAAAAGCTCTATTTCTGGGTCATGGAAAAGGCGGGTCACCGGCATGCGGAAGGGTGGCTGGCGTTCATTTCCTTCATCGAAAGTTCGATCTTTCCCATCCCTCCCGACGTGATGTTGATCCCCATGGTTCTGGCTGCTCCGGGACGATGGTTTCGGTTGGCGCTGGTGTGTACCCTTTCTTCGGTCGCCGGGGGGTACCTTGGATATGCCATTGGCCATTTTTTCATGGATACCCTGGGAATGGCCATCCTTGAAATTTTTCATCTGACAGCAAAGTTTCATGCCTTCAAACCCCTGGTCGA
This portion of the Magnetococcales bacterium genome encodes:
- a CDS encoding DUF3047 domain-containing protein; protein product: MIGSMVLSGNLWSVQGNAARWTVGDFSWQRLEGWQRKSLHGENQWRFESTSREVATGGGHLRVTSENAAEMMLRKETIDLKKWPILHWSWKIELPLPEHDEQSREGDDFAARVGIIVADGPFFWQTRSINYVHSSRLPEGSSWANPYSDQVQMLVVHDDHTQTKGWQHFTRPVAQDFKRLFNEEIQTIHAVAIMVDTDNRHGQARTWFGDIYFSDQ
- a CDS encoding DedA family protein; its protein translation is MQKLYFWVMEKAGHRHAEGWLAFISFIESSIFPIPPDVMLIPMVLAAPGRWFRLALVCTLSSVAGGYLGYAIGHFFMDTLGMAILEIFHLTAKFHAFKPLVDEYGVWVIIIKGATPIPYKLITISAGAFDFDLMRFTLASFVARSMRFFLIAILLWKFGPAIRGFIEKRLKLVMIGTLLLILSGFAVLKFL